A window of the Cicer arietinum cultivar CDC Frontier isolate Library 1 chromosome 6, Cicar.CDCFrontier_v2.0, whole genome shotgun sequence genome harbors these coding sequences:
- the LOC101500134 gene encoding uncharacterized protein produces the protein MGTPSFHEFKKQASFFLKEKFKTARLALTDVTPAELMIEEATNGNPWAPNTLTLRSISKAAFELDDYWRIIEILHKRLAKFDKKNWRSSYNSLIVLEHLLTHGPESVAEEFQSDKDVINQLKSFQYIDDNGFNWGLTVRKKSERVTKLLEEGTLLKEERNICRRLSRGIQGFGSFNQRSTPSQVILREKSLPTTIGRCNSDSNKDVDTVEYFKSLDSKKTMIYHDDIGNNTQQLIQKSESSSKENMEPSKEDWNLNGESKPLLDYGEEDSRLGAFQREDDHPFNSTTEMHTTASLLSARDGILLGC, from the exons ATGGGCACCCCTTCGTTCCATGAATTCAAAAAACAAGCTTCTTTCTTCCTCAAAGAGAAATTCAAGACTGCTAGATTAGCTCTCACAGATGTCACCCCTGCAGAACT GATGATAGAAGAGGCAACTAATGGAAATCCATGGGCCCCTAATACCCTAACCCTTAGATCAATTTCAAAGGCTgcttttgagttagatgattatTGGAGGATTATAGAGATTCTACATAAAAG ATTGGCTAAATTTGACAAAAAGAATTGGAGGTCCTCCTACAATTCCTTGATTGTGCTTGAGCATTTGTTGACTCATGGACCTGAAAGTGTAGCAGAGGAATTTCAGAGTGACAAAGATGTTATCAACCAGCTGAAAAGTTTCCAGTATATTGATGATAACGG GTTCAATTGGGGCCTAACTGTGAGAAAGAAATCAGAAAGAGTAACGAAACTGTTGGAAGAAGGAACTCTTCTTAAGGAAGAGAGAAACATATGTAGAAGGTTATCAAGAGGTATTCAAGGTTTTGGAAGTTTCAATCAAAGATCAACTCCATCACAAGTCATTCTACGTGAGAAATCATTGCCAACCACAATTGGTAGATGTAACTCAGACTCAAACAAGGATGTGGACACAGTAGAATATTTTAAGTCATTGGATAGTAAGAAAACTATGATATACCATGATGATATTGGCAACAATACTCAACAACTGATTCAGAAATCTGAATCAAGTTCTAAAGAAAACATGGAACCTAGTAAGGAGGATTGGAACTTGAATGGAGAGTCAAAGCCACTTTTGGATTATGGAGAAGAGGATTCTAGGCTTGGAGCCTTTCAAAGAGAAGATGATCACCCCTTTAATTCAACAACAGAAATGCATACTACTGCATCATTGCTTTCTGCTAGAGATGGAATACTACTAGGGTGTTGA